One window from the genome of Pungitius pungitius chromosome 14, fPunPun2.1, whole genome shotgun sequence encodes:
- the LOC134104102 gene encoding uncharacterized protein LOC134104102: MERVRQRRGRGREEGPGPGPGPGRGRGRGPGPGRGRGRGREERPGRGRQACAQRGPNLTNEIRATLVDHVVNHGLTLREAGLRVQPNLSRYTVASVIRTFRLENRIEGQGRQGGRPPMFTEQQEREIVNLVLANNAITLKQLQANIVNDHAIFNDIHQVSTSTLARILKKNHIQMKQIYRVPFERNSERVKRARHDYAERVLQMDGEEIQHEFIYVDEAGFNLTKTRRRGRNIIGHRAIVNVPGQRGGNITLCAAITQNGVLHRHAHMGPYNTALILAFLDQLHNITALNQIDRMQYIVVWDNVSFHRSALVQNWFQQHPQFTVLYLPPYSPFLNPIEEFFSAWRWKVYDLRLQAEVPLIQAMEDACDQMEVAAMQGWIRHSRRFFPRCLANDNIACDVDEILWPDPARRRDNI; encoded by the exons ATGGAAAGAGTAAGACaaagacgaggacgaggacgagaagaaggaccaggaccaggaccaggaccaggacgaggacgaggacgaggaccaggaccaggacgaggacgaggacgaggacgagaagaacgaccaggaagaggaagacaagcATGTGCTCAAAGAGGACCGAATCTGACAAATGAGATCCGCGCAACACTGGTTGACCACGTTGTCAACCACGGCCTGACGCTGAGGGAGGCTGGACTGCGAGTTCAGCCAAATCTAAGCCGATATACAGTGGCAAGTGTGATAAGAACATTTCGACTGGAAAATAG gATTGAGGGTCAGGGACGACAAGGGGGAAGACCTCCTATGTTCACAGAACagcaagagagggagatagTAAATCTGGTTTTGGCCAACAATGCTATAACACTCAAGCAGCTCCAAGCTAACATTGTCAATGACCACGCCATTTTCAACGATATCCATCAGGTCTCAACATCAACACTGGCAcgcatcctaaaaaaaaaccataTTCAAATGAAGCAAATTTATAGAGTGCCTTTCGAGCGCAATTCCGAAAGAGTGAAACGAGCGCGGCATGATTATGCAGAG AGAGTTTTAcaaatggatggagaggagatccAGCATGAGTTCATTTATGTAGATGAGGCTGGGTTCAACCTGACGAAAACacgaaggaggggaagaaacatcATTGGCCACAGGGCTATAGTCAATGTCCCAGGGCAACGTGGGGGTAATATAACACTCTGTGCAGCCATTACACAGAATGgggtcctccaccgccatgcCCATATGGGCCCTTACAACACAGCACTCATTCTTGCATTCTTGGACCAATTGCACAACATAACTGCATTAAATCAAATCGATCGTATGCAATACATTGTTGTCTGGGACAATGTGTCTTTCCACCGCTCTGCTCTGGTTCAGAACTGGTTTCAGCAACATCCACAGTTCACAGTCCTATACCTTCCACCATACTCTCCATTCCTCAACCCTATAGAAGAGTTTTTCTCTGCTTGGCGGTGGAAGGTATATGATCTCCGTCTCCAGGCTGAGGTCCCCCTCATCCAAGCCATGGAGGACGCCTGTGACCAGATGGAGGTTGCAGCAATGCAAGGATGGATTCGTCATTCAAGACGTTTCTTTCCAAGGTGTCTTGCTAATGACAACATTGCTTGCGATGTTGATGAAATTCTCTGGCCAGATCCAGCTAGGCGAAGAGACAATATCtag